A single region of the Candidatus Glassbacteria bacterium genome encodes:
- a CDS encoding tryptophan synthase subunit alpha, translated as MSKSVSNMIDQRLGRLRDEGGHGLMAHIVVGYPDLAASERILLTLRDSGADLIELQIPFTDPLADGPTILKANLAALEGGVKVADCLKFAERMARRMGGVPLLFMTYINIPFTYGLERFCTDSANAGVSGLIVPDIPPDEPMEHYHELATGAGLHPIYILSPSSTDERIGVIGSYAGGFVYCTARVGITGAREQQIDGLKDFIGHVRARVDTPLALGFGISRAEHVAQVRDLVDVSVVGSKVIDTFNNAEDTDAGLAAIKSFIEGLRG; from the coding sequence ATGAGTAAATCCGTCAGCAACATGATCGACCAGAGGCTGGGCAGGCTCCGCGACGAGGGAGGGCACGGCCTGATGGCGCATATCGTGGTCGGCTACCCCGACCTGGCCGCCAGCGAGCGGATCCTGCTCACCCTGCGCGATTCCGGCGCCGATCTGATCGAGCTGCAGATACCGTTTACCGACCCGCTGGCCGACGGCCCCACAATCCTCAAGGCCAACCTGGCCGCGCTCGAGGGCGGAGTTAAAGTGGCCGACTGCCTCAAATTCGCCGAGCGGATGGCCCGGCGGATGGGCGGCGTGCCCCTGCTGTTCATGACCTATATCAATATCCCGTTCACTTACGGGCTGGAACGCTTCTGCACCGACTCCGCCAATGCCGGGGTCAGCGGCCTGATCGTGCCCGATATCCCGCCCGACGAACCCATGGAGCACTATCACGAACTCGCCACCGGCGCGGGACTGCACCCGATCTATATCCTGAGTCCGTCGAGCACGGACGAGCGGATCGGGGTGATCGGCAGCTACGCCGGCGGGTTTGTCTATTGCACGGCCAGGGTGGGTATTACCGGAGCCAGGGAACAGCAGATTGACGGGTTGAAAGACTTTATCGGCCACGTGCGCGCCCGGGTGGACACGCCATTGGCGCTGGGCTTCGGGATCAGCCGGGCCGAGCATGTGGCCCAGGTGCGGGACCTGGTTGACGTGTCCGTGGTAGGCAGCAAGGTGATCGATACGTTCAACAACGCAGAGGATACCGACGCCGGGCTTGCCGCGATCAAGAGTTTTATCGAGGGTCTGCGCGGATGA